Part of the Uloborus diversus isolate 005 chromosome 2, Udiv.v.3.1, whole genome shotgun sequence genome, catatgttaaaattcattaaaaaaaattgaaaaatgctttttttttgttatgccccaaaaaaaattttctggggcGAAATACAggtcgccaaagatggcggttctgttatgatttctcacttgggattttcgtcaaaatctttaaagtacattacctcaggaacggtagaatatattttgttgcggtttgttttatttaaaaggatttttttttgtttaataacatatgctacattttgaaatgtgtgctttagtttttttccacagtcttttgaaaagtttaaaataatgtttttgctttttctcaaatatgtcaatttcaaaaattttcatttttttagtttattagtaccaTTGGGCCCTACGTTCGCTGAAAAGGGGAGcatccactttttcgtttaacagactttagaggcatttgaaaaaacgagggtttttaaggaactctttacataattgcagacctgaaaattcaaaaaaaaacatttccgcaacaagtggccagaaaacacttttaattagtttatatagcgaaattttcattttgagtctctactttatccaggagttttattaTATATGAAAACTGGAACGTGGTCTCCAACCGATTCGCTGTatttccccacgcaacctttcagGGTAGCGCCGAAAGAATCGCTAAGCTAAatgttctcactaaatttcatATCCTGAATAAAACGGAGACtcgaaatgaaaatttcgctatataacttaattaaaagtgttttctggccacttgttgcgaaaTGTTTTCTTGGATTTACAGGTCTGCAATTATGTAAAGaattccttaaaaaccctcattttttttcaaatgcctctaaaatttgttaaacgaaaaagtggaagctctccttttcagaaaacgtagtgctcagtggtactaataaactgtagaaaaaagaacatttttgaaattgacatatttgagaaaaaatcaaaaacattattttaaacttttttttttcaaaagactgtggaaaaaaaactaaaacacataGTTCAAAacgttgcatatttttttatcaagaaaaaaatatccttttcaataaaacaaaccgcaacaaaatatgttctaccgttcgtgagataatgtactttaaagattttgacgacaatcccaagtgagaaatcatgacaggaccgccatctttgcgGCCTGTACCTCGgcctaggaatttttttttcgcaaagcaaaaaaaacaacatatttcttaattttttatgatttttaacatatgttaaactctaaaaaaaatccgagaccatcatgttacagccgttgttgaattgacatggattctaccgtaataaaaatatttttaaaaaataataataataaaaccttcTTGTTGCTTGATTGGCAAACGAGGGTGTTCTCTTATTAAACTCCTTGCTGCAAACAGCATGAAATAAGTCAAGGATTATAAATGATTACCATTTTACTGTTCGTTCAAAATGAGTTTCGGAGAAAAACTGTCTCACTATTtcgaaatgaaatatataattaaGAAACTTCTCTCAAACTCTGGAAATACTTTGAAATTACGCATAATTTTATCTGTCGAATAACTTAACACACAAAAACTGTTtgacaaaaaaatcaaattgaaatcaAAAGCAAAATACTTTAAACACATAACACAATCTGGAAATTTGCACGAAAGattctacttttttaaatttaatttttaaatttcgttggTATCTTTAGCTTCCTGAGTAACTTTCAAAACCCACGCCCATTGACAAGGCATGGTACTAGGTGTCAAAGTCGGGAAACTGACGGAAACGGTCTTAGAAGAAACTTTGTAAGGCAATGGCGCATTCACCCCAAGCATGTATATTACACTGTTCTGTTTCACTTGCAGGGATCCGAGAGTTAGTACACTATTTTTCGGCCAACTCAAAACGATGGCATAAACTGTAGATTCCTTCGATGTGTACCTGTAAATAAAATCATTTCGCAATAAATAATCAATCAAAAACATTCTGCCAAGATATCAGAAAAAAACGTTTAGGTTATGCAACTCGTTTCAAAACCCTCACTTTATACACAATACTATATTtcttattttgttagaaatagtAGAATCAAAGAGCAGAATCAAAGAGCAGAAAAAACCTAGAGCGAGAGTAACCCTATTATGTCATAATGGTTTCAAAATGTATGTagcatttaatgaaatatgaagttTCAAGagagaaaattcttttcattaCCAAGAATATGTGTTAATACTTAACTAGTCGgtacttttcgtttttaaagagttacAATACTTATAAAACGGCCAAGAAAATGAATCTTTTAAAATTGCTATTTCAGAAACTTTAAACCAGCGTATacgcaatgaaaaaaatttattggCCGTAGCTGAAATGAGTGATTCGTGTGACgctaatagcaaaataataaaaaaaaggccTTCTTGATCCTAATTTCTGTATCAGATAAATGCGCACGTTTCAAATTGTGGCTGATTAATTGTACTCTTGGAAGGTTTGAACAGTTTTTATTGGTGAAATTGCAAGAAATTTTATcgcaaaatattcaaaatatattataatttgGTAGCTTGGTAGCTGTATTTTTACGGAAAAGTAACTTTAAAGCGTGCgcctgtgtttgtgtgtgtgtgcatgagtaTGTGTAAAAATGATATTTCTAtagctaagttttttttatattaaaaatacagctttaaagaaacacttgaccaaagaatattttcaaacacACAAGTAACTGcaaggaaaacttttaaaatgttcttacGCCAAAGAGAATCTCTTACCAAACTCCGGGAGTCAAAGTATCATTTTGAGCTGTCCAGGGTTTTGTACTATAAATGCTTTCACCATTGACTTTCAGCCAAGACCCTAATTGTTTAAGTCTCTCTTGAAAGATTGGTACTATTCTTCCATCGTGGGTGGGGCCAACGTTTATTAAGAGATTTCCtccacaactgaaaaaaaaatcgttttggaATCAAAGTATGGCCAAGAAATTAAAATGACTTGCTTCTGCATTTGCTATTAGCACTAAATAGGcagtaaaaaaaacttacttacATACTTTATGTATGCGTATACATGTGTGCATACACAGTGGGAGTGTTCAACTTAAAAATCCGAAAAAAGGAGAGGGTTCAAAAGAgacagtttaatttcaaaaaaataataataataaaaggtgtAAGATTTATTGTGGAAGATAAAATTCTTAATGGACATCAACTGCATTTACAAGAGGTTTTCTCTTGTATTATATTTTGGTCTTGAAATGCAGGAAGGAATCTCAcattacataaatattatgcacggTAGTCCAAAATAAGGATCCATTTTCATAATCAGCTTGTCCTTACACGCAGATGATTTAGACTGGTGACTTTCCTTCAGTACACAAAGAATTTGGTGTAACCCCAAGTGAAGAAGTCAAAGGGCGTTATATCAGGTGggtttgttatattaatgattgTTTTTCGTATATTTTCTAATACAGCTAACGCACCTCTTCATACGTTTTACCAACCAATTTTCAGGAAACGATGTTTATTcctttttctaagaaaaattttCCTCAAGAACTCGTGAAAGAAATCTATATACTAGTGTTTTCATTTAAATGGATTgttatttttggaacaccctgtcaCTAATTTGAATTGATAGTTTGATAATGGAAGGGACTGTAATTAATATAATTCTCAAACATAAGGAATTTGTacaagattttaaagaaaaattttacattttctattctattcatttctttctctttttatcttccgTTTACTGGTACTGTGGTTACTTAGGACGCCTGTAAACATTTTGGGGATGTACGAGCGCGATGACATCCCCAAAAATTAAGGCCCTTGTTAATATACATATGCAGTACAATCTCGTTTAACTTCGAACTAACTTGGGACTAAAGGCATTCCGGAGAATTGAAAATCCGTGTAGTATGAGTAAAAAGCAAAAGCAATTCTTTAATAAGCGAAGTTACAAGCCACTATAATAAAAAACTAGTGGTTACAAAATTATATAGAATTATATACAAGAccgtaaaaataatgtttcaaaacatatcaTAACAAAGAATTGGCCTACTGTCTTCTGTTTCAAACAATTGATGGGTGTGAATGAAACAGTTTATCAAAATGCTATATCATTAATATTATATTAACACGAAAAAGCTAATGTTTAGTGTAGTTCCTGTTAATTTCTTTctgttataatttaaaactgtgcatgttaacttttttttttttttttgacaggcaACAACTTGGATCCGGATTACCTTTAGATACGGATCAGCGAGAACCGaaaaaacgaggttctactgtaccaACATAGATACAGTAGATATAGTTTTTAGTGTAACTCTACGCAACAGTCAGTGAACTTTTCTTACCTTACAGTTTCAGCTAATGTGGTTATGAGTTCTTCGATCGTTAATATGCTACTCAAGTCAGCGTTTCTTCTAAAACCCCATGATTGCTTGTCTAAAGTCATGGCATTTTCCCATTTGTGAGCCTGCAGAGTTTCTAGAAAAGATTATTCTTCGTTACTGAGGCagcaaattaacaaaattatctaactttaaaactcaaattattcAATTCCGCCACTATCTCAAAAACTTACGGTCTAAGCAAAATGCTCACACGAGAaagactttttttatatttttgttccaTCATACATTTTATCCACTTCCTcaaatactttattttgtgttcagaataaatagtaaatgaaatGTTCTCAAcacaaaaacttataaaacatGTTTTGCACACCTACCTTATatgtaaaatatataaagttttaaagtttggaattataaagtttttttttatacaaagtttAAAGTTCCGTGAATAAAGTGCAATTATATGTGTAAAAATGTCTTAATTGTGCCTATGAATTCAATTATCTACTAATTGTATTTACAATTAAGTAAACACAATGTTAATAAAGGCAATTTGATATTCCACGTTTCatcttttaaaagttgttttaacTTAAAAGACATTAACCAGTTaagtttgacaaaatattaacatttacTTACTTGGGTTAAACCGATCCGTACATGTATAATATCCTCCGTGTTTGCAGGGAATACCAGAGCCCCATCTGTCATTGACGACTACAACGTCTTTCACAGGACTAAgcagtaaaaggaaaaaaaaagcgaaaagagGTTTTAAATTCAGTATGCAAAATGAAAACTGCACTATTTTTGCAATTGTGAACATTATTATTTGTAATTCAAATTGTCATTTTCTACTGCAAcgtgttaaaaatagtaaactataaatattttagtaaatatCATATTTGTACTGAAAATATAATGCGAATAGCAGAACAAGAACTAAAATACACGAAAGACACCgacaactcagtcattccagtcgaggactgcattttcgtgcttattagcactcatcagcccggcataggaagtgactgagctggaggtggaaaacctcttaaagaagccaaaaGTTCCAAACAAACTGTTAGCTAATaaagaattagcacagaccagacgagtgaccgaagcaatggttcggttcaactcgaagattgaaggcaaggcatagtattttcagtaatttaccgccctatagccagggctaagtaccgaaccattgcttcagtcacgcgtctggtcagtgttaattctatattagctaccagtttgttcggcactctatgcttccttaagatgttttccacctccagctcagtcaattcctaagccgggctgatgagtgctaataagaacgaaactgcagtcctcggctggaatgactgagttggcggtgtctttcatgtatttctgtcttagcgcTGGCTacagggcagtaacttactgaaaaaaaaaagagaactaaaatGATAAGTTTTGATGCTTTACTTGATTTAGGTTTTTAATCATATTCCCAATTAAAAGAAACTATAGGAGGTACTGTAGTCCCTTGCTAATTAGTActaaaagaggtaaaacaaacaatcaGTAAGGTATAACACGATGTTGAGGTTAGAATAAAGGCAATAACTATGCATAGATTTTATGAGGTTtctcttttctattctttttaaaTTCGCATCGCAAACTGTCTGAAGCTCATAGTTTTCTCCAAAATAGGAAtcaaatgttttacctctttggctaatttatTAACTCACCTCAATGTGGCGTATTCAATCTTTAGAACTGTGAACTTCCGATCATTAATCGTTATTAAAAGGCAAGAGTTATGCTTAGTAAATGTAGCTTATGTACATTCTTGATTTTGTtgttgtaataaaatatttaattttattacattatgcTGTAAGAATGtataaaatgttgattttgatggtgttagcgtattttgtcaaaatttcaatcaagacgcTGTTGTTTCAGGTTTCTTAGTTGGATggcgttggaaagtcactccacatctctcAACAAAACCCAAGAAGGTCTTGTTGCCATTCGGGGGAAAAGTGGAGGAGTTGTTTTGAGTTGTCTAATATGTTATTCCTCTATTTGCTGTTGATATTATAAGCAAGAGTAATGTATTCTACCAACAAGAGTAAATATATAGATTCCTTATTTTTCACACCagtacttttaaaaagaaatcttacaattaaaattactgtaaaattaatttttagtttgaaaacttttcaagcattttttaaaattaattttgtgtcttaTGCGCAAGTAAAGAGTCACTAAATACCTTGTGTTGTACAACCAAGCCAGAAATTCTTTACTCTTCCAGTATGTGTCAGAAGCTTCCCAATCTCCATCAGACCAGATAACCTCCGGTTTGTACTGCGTCACCAGTTCAATGAGTTCAGGCATTGTTTTGccctaaaaacattttaatatgattgaaaacaatataggggaaacccgggtaacgtgaataccttaagcttttcttgattattgtcgtttagttataactttagaaattgaagcaaatgtttataatcagtcttcatttaatgaacttgcgtaatgcaataacagttgcccttaatattaattacactattagatataaagccggttttcaaaaatggcaagaatatccactttgcccaacaccccgggtaaagtggattcgttactagggcaaagcgaacagcaacattatttgtcatgaaattaaacattaaaaataaaataaccatcaaaaattaaaggaacatatccaaaaaacatttttttgctgcaaTGCTGATTATTGTAGTatttgcaaacaaagaaattaaaataaaaaataaaataaacgttcaaattaaaaggaacatatttaaaaacattttctttgctgcagtgctaattaCTGTTtctattacaaacaaagaaactgaacttaagaataaaataagcattgaaaattaaaggcttgtattaaaaagcatttttctacaatattaattattgcagtaattattgtaacaagcaaagaaattttttaaaaaaactcaacatacaaaatttaggagcatattaataaaaaaaaaaaaaacatttttcttctacaatactaatcattgcagttatcacaaacaaaatcattaccattttcgaatgctgaacactctttatgacaccactgagtacaaatacgacattgtatcctgttttccattggctgatcatcttcttcaatgaacatttcatcacagaaaatgcacgctacatcatcaaatttctttacttccttcttcttatcattctcttatgcagtcctatgttttgtagcagagatttttgattagtctttttgaTACTTTGTCTTTTTAATAGTCtcctgagaagctttagtcgaaacatcatctagttacttcatgacagtcttttttgatttttcaaatttttgtctctgattgtcctttactggagtacttgtctggagtgtagatctctgtagttTTTGTCTAcctgttgttattggtttaacaggctgaggaataggtagtaaaactgaaggactgtagtagttcgtaAAACATCCAGGTTTTGGTGAAGCGACGGGAACATCATTACCTTGGATTTATTCTgatgtttcagatcccatgggagtataaggagaATCTTCAGTGGtagtattgtcttgagatcttaatattgaaggacttccaggttcggatgaagtgacttgtcatgactgggcaaagtgaatatggtattcactttgcccaatccgctttgcccttcatgtacatttttgaggttactaaaaaatattaaaaaaccagagcatctaaactcgtcgccTACGGagagttgaaagctacataaccGTACAtaaaatcctactcataacaaggAACATGTCACAAACAgtattgaagttataaatgaaacactaacctctgtaaactaattCTGTTTTCCAAAAAACAGACTTTGTTcggtcactggcgtcgcgtgacgcGAACTCGTCTCGACatgtttgccgcacacggagcggcgACAGacgaccgttgctatgacaacgcggctgccggccaactaattatttgggagttataggcaaaattcgctttgcccggggtatccactttagcagGGTTTTCTCTAtgcgaaaaaattaaattttcatgcgtatgaaaaaaaaaaggaacgagctggtgtgtgcatcgCAGGACTtctttttaccccaatttaatgtcatttccccattttggcaattttaatgtgattcaatagtttactctctaaatatcaccaacagtggcgaaattgaaatcagattttaaaaaaatcgccaaatttgttgccaaattggcgtcaaaacttggcgaccaaatgacTGGCGATATTTTGcgaagtgtccaccaaattataacactactagagttcacatcgaaattaacaatgatctctcccgaaaaaggagcaaaagacccttttagaaacatccgaatgcaaccaaaaggggagatgcacaaacTGATCCctctaggagtctatgtacctaatttcaactttctaggacataccgttcttgagttatgcgatatacatccgcacatacatacgtacatacagacgtcacgagaaaactcgttgtaattaactcgggaatcgtcaaaatggatatttcgcgtgtctatacgttcttagacacttatccacgtgtgatcgagtcgaaaaaaaactcatcattcattcgggggtgaataaaatggaaattaaggtcgatttttgagtgaaatttttttctcgaatacaatatttccttttttgtaaaaggaaataaaaaactcCCCACACATATTGAGCTAAAATCCTTGTAGCATCAGAAAAATGCGACAAAATCAGCTGATCTTTTTCTGACGTCAATGAAATTTTAGTGTTCTACAACTCGTGCTGTAACTGAGAAAACAAATTGGTGGAACTCATCTTGGGGTTGGGAAAGACCCACCAAAAacattgcatttgtttttgcaataaaaaatcaaatatttcaggAGATGGCATCCCCTGGAGTCTTCCACCCTAATCTGCAGCACTCAATACAAGGTAACGAAAGTTAATATATTCTTATTTTGAGGGAGATCAACTAGGTGCACACATATCAAATGATATCttcaaaaaatcgggaaaaataaCTGAGAATAAGTCCTAGTCATTACCATGCTGATTTCGCCTAACaaagtaaatgaataatttttctttcgtgGAAGGGGAGACTGTAATAAGCATTTatagatgttttatttatttgataattttcaGGTCACTATTTTAaacaattcataaaatttaacatttactCGTACCAAaaaggcattttatgtctttataaaatatataatagaaTTGGAAACTGTGACACTTTTCTGTGCTTAAAGTACGTCAcctaaaatcattgaaaaaattcaactttctttaTTTGGTGATTAACCAAACTTTTCATGCTAATTTCTATTTATAATATTGAAGACCTATTGGATCAGAGGATGCCTAAAATTATTTgtcattaatttttctgaaaaactttcTTCTAGATAGAGAGCTCCACAAGCATTCCAACTATGTTAAGAAATTATTTTAGCGTATTTTAAAGGGGAGGGGGGTGTTCTCATACTGTTAAATGTATACTATAAACGTTTATACTTGTatgtttcaatgtatatattttttatacattgacAATATTTAATGGAAAATCTTAATGTACAGCAAGGTCAAACTTGGTATTTTAAGTGATGATTTTTAAACCGATGCAATAGCAGTTTtagaatggagttgtttccttcagtcaaaagtactacttttagtcactgaaattgaaagaataagcaaaaaaaaaaaaaaaaaaaaacgttgacccagaaaatatcttcattttcccaacagttattttttaattaattttttaaaatgtacgatttttcaaataaggcatggtcttgatgacgtcgcaaatgatgcactttggcgcgtctttctaccacgttccctcgttatgataatcaagaagtgaatgaAATATTGCGCTCGACGTTCGCTATCAATcatattgttgccagtacacgtgagtaaagaaacgaattaaatattacgttctgcgaatggcaacagtgaatggtatttcatcatttgtgatgtcatcggtagagcgtaaacaatgaaagcgcgccgattaaagtatttttttaaagtaataatcttagtcaaattatttaaaaaatggtcagatcctatgtttttaagcatgctctttcggaaaaaaatacctttaaaatttaggaaacgaccccatttgtttTTCGAAACAGAAAGCGTTTGACTTTTCTTACTATCTtgtttaaatacaataaatgatCTATTTCTCTGCCAGCACTTCAGGGAACGTTTTTTCTTTGATTGGTTTTTCGTTTGACACGGTTCCcccaaactgaaaattttgaatcaaaaggaccactaacatttttgaaaaattaacaacaGGAAAGATTCAACTTTCTAATCTAGCGGAAAGCTCTAATACCAATATTTTGACAGACTCCAGTATTTAATGAAAGGGAAACAGAAGTACACTTTCAAATCGTTACTGCTAAGGAATGTAGATACTCACGCAAAAGAGAGGtgttcctccccctccccctttttttttttgtaaatttttcacaaTAGAACTGTTTGGATCATTCTCAATCCATTCACACAATTCAAGAacgtcattttttaaattttacattaaaagtgAATTTggtatataaaaattattatttatatgttgtatttaaaaacattattaattacgtacttttactttttatattttttcgtgATCAAACTTCTCAAAATTGTCGGTCAATTTGTCAAGTCCGCTACCAGACATTTTCAATTGATTTTAGGAACAcgaagaagtaagaaaaaaagtgaaactctTAAGTAGAAATGTTTAGGTTTTGTGTCATTTCACTAGGAGCACATATGTTAAAGCTTGGTGAATATTTAAATTCGAATAAAAACTACTTATCCTAAGATATTCGAAGGTACTATCGAATCCGTCAACAATAAAATGATGACGAACTTTGCTGGCAACAAATTTGACAGTAGCAGCAAAATAACTTCCAAACCCTACATGCTAATGAACAACATTGTGAATTAAAgcaaatctttttaaataaactgaaaacttACACTCAAACAAAAGAAAGCGATACATTTATATTCTTAGTACAAAACATTAGGTCATTGACTTGACGTTGAATTAAAATACTCaccttaaaaataaactatttttagcACTACACTGTTCTTTTCCAATTGAAATGGAAATCGTTACAGGTAAATATTTAATTGGTATGAGTGTTTTTATAGAAACTGTTATGttgacatttctttttaaaattggaaacCTTTTCTTTTTGATCTTATTCCTTGGTAACGGACTTAAGAGAGACATAATGCTTTGGTAAgtatctttttgatttttttttttcaggaatgcAGGCGTCCCtcatataacacggtacttctacaacacggtttcgatattacacgataCCCAAATTTGCGGTTAtaataacacggtttcaatattacacggtacgaaacttgaatttaatacttcatggttctGATATAACTTGAATgttatacagttggctctctgtttaacgactttctcaaTTTAACGACGGCTTCTCACGGTCCAAATggtccactgtagttttaaaagcattctatttaaggacgctttctacttaaggacgattttttgtggtcctttgAAAGTCGTTCAACAGAGCCAACgtatttataaaagatggaatttcatttttgtttaacacATTCTGCTAATgggtttactttgtttttataaaacttggtttctatataacacggt contains:
- the LOC129217633 gene encoding alpha-L-fucosidase-like isoform X2, encoding MDFRLVLCFIALLASSQANYKPDWASLDARPLPPWFGDVKIGIFLHWGVFSVPSFKSEWFRTHWEEKANGYEEFMTKNYKPGFSYPEFGPLFTAEFFNPDEWADVFEAYGAKYIVLTSKHHEGFTLWPSKVSWNWNAKDIGPKRDLLGDLADAIRNKTDLHFGVYHSMYEWFNPLYLTDKSNKYTTQYFVDGKTMPELIELVTQYKPEVIWSDGDWEASDTYWKSKEFLAWLYNTSPVKDVVVVNDRWGSGIPCKHGGYYTCTDRFNPKTLQAHKWENAMTLDKQSWGFRRNADLSSILTIEELITTLAETVSCGGNLLINVGPTHDGRIVPIFQERLKQLGSWLKVNGESIYSTKPWTAQNDTLTPGVWYTSKESTVYAIVLSWPKNSVLTLGSLQVKQNSVIYMLGVNAPLPYKVSSKTVSVSFPTLTPSTMPCQWAWVLKVTQEAKDTNEI
- the LOC129217633 gene encoding alpha-L-fucosidase-like isoform X1, which translates into the protein MDFRLVLYFAALLASSQANYKPDWASLDARPLPSWYDDVKIGIFLHWGVFSVPSFGSEWFWSNWEGKAKGYQEFMTQNYKPGFSYQEFGPLFTAEFFNPDEWADVFEASGAKYIVLTSKHHEGFTLWPSKVSWNWNAKDIGPKRDLLGDLADAIRNKTDLHFGVYHSMYEWFNPLYLTDKSNKYTTQYFVDGKTMPELIELVTQYKPEVIWSDGDWEASDTYWKSKEFLAWLYNTSPVKDVVVVNDRWGSGIPCKHGGYYTCTDRFNPKTLQAHKWENAMTLDKQSWGFRRNADLSSILTIEELITTLAETVSCGGNLLINVGPTHDGRIVPIFQERLKQLGSWLKVNGESIYSTKPWTAQNDTLTPGVWYTSKESTVYAIVLSWPKNSVLTLGSLQVKQNSVIYMLGVNAPLPYKVSSKTVSVSFPTLTPSTMPCQWAWVLKVTQEAKDTNEI